From Pseudobdellovibrio exovorus JSS, a single genomic window includes:
- the lnt gene encoding apolipoprotein N-acyltransferase — protein MTKVLNFFKGIPAFFLLSALSGVLIGTSYIPFNGWALLFCFIPLWIATLQLLGSGATLKKVFLAGWMSQFILTLIGFNWIYYVSTEFGHLHPAIATLALLLFAALMHLYIPFSLVISVALIRFFAISNRFAHYLILALSLALLERIWPSIFEWNLAYTFLWIKWPLYQWADTVGFWGLSTWLLVIQAVLAYGLSLYRSQKNKALVTIASTLILVALLNLTGHLKKNYWSKTDSTVRIAVAQGNIGNAEKLHSEMRSQYHTHIRQIYTSLTTDLLQEQPADAIIWPETALPFALDPDYHGRREQQALFDSITQWNIPVITGGYSVSSEKIDHLGYPLTRNAIFYLSPQASFSDAPYYKTNLLAFGEYMPFGEQFPILYKLLPFVGVYEKGSGPIVADVATQNQTLKLGPQICYDSLVPSFTRHLAKNGAQIVFNVTNDSWFGWWAEPYQHGWMTLARAIEVRRPMVRSTNTGISTAILADGTLLEQSPINKSWAHTFNIPYKQNPQLSLYTRFGHLDWVLWSLILITTITLYQNKGRHVRS, from the coding sequence ATGACTAAAGTTTTGAACTTTTTCAAGGGTATTCCTGCATTTTTTTTATTGTCAGCTCTAAGCGGGGTCCTGATTGGTACTTCTTACATTCCATTTAATGGATGGGCACTCCTCTTCTGCTTCATACCTCTGTGGATCGCAACCCTTCAACTTCTTGGCTCTGGCGCCACTCTGAAAAAGGTATTTTTAGCAGGATGGATGAGCCAATTTATCCTGACACTCATTGGTTTCAACTGGATTTATTATGTCTCGACAGAGTTTGGCCATCTTCATCCAGCTATTGCGACTCTTGCCCTTTTGCTTTTTGCAGCGCTCATGCACCTTTACATTCCCTTTTCACTGGTGATCAGTGTGGCTCTGATACGCTTTTTCGCCATCTCGAACCGCTTTGCACACTACCTCATTTTGGCTCTTAGCTTAGCTCTACTCGAAAGAATTTGGCCGAGCATCTTTGAATGGAATTTGGCTTATACATTCCTGTGGATCAAATGGCCTCTTTATCAATGGGCGGACACTGTTGGTTTTTGGGGACTCTCGACATGGCTTCTGGTGATTCAAGCTGTTCTTGCCTACGGTCTGAGTCTTTATCGTTCACAAAAAAACAAAGCTCTTGTGACCATTGCCAGTACACTGATTCTTGTCGCCTTATTGAACCTCACTGGTCACCTTAAAAAAAATTACTGGTCTAAAACAGACAGCACCGTTCGTATTGCTGTGGCGCAAGGAAATATTGGAAACGCCGAAAAGCTGCATTCGGAAATGCGCTCGCAGTACCACACCCATATCCGCCAAATTTATACTTCTTTGACTACAGACTTACTTCAAGAACAACCCGCTGATGCGATTATCTGGCCAGAAACAGCCCTGCCCTTTGCCCTTGACCCTGACTACCACGGACGTCGCGAACAACAAGCTCTATTTGATAGCATCACTCAGTGGAACATACCCGTCATCACTGGTGGCTACTCTGTTAGCTCAGAAAAAATAGATCACCTAGGATATCCACTCACGCGCAATGCTATTTTCTATCTATCACCTCAAGCGAGCTTCTCGGATGCCCCTTACTATAAAACGAATCTGTTAGCCTTCGGCGAGTACATGCCATTCGGGGAACAATTTCCCATCCTCTATAAACTTTTACCTTTCGTCGGCGTCTACGAAAAAGGCTCCGGCCCGATCGTGGCGGATGTTGCAACTCAAAACCAAACTCTAAAACTAGGTCCACAAATTTGCTATGACTCTTTAGTTCCATCATTTACGCGCCACTTGGCTAAAAACGGCGCTCAAATTGTTTTCAATGTTACAAATGATTCGTGGTTTGGATGGTGGGCAGAACCCTATCAACATGGCTGGATGACTTTGGCACGCGCTATTGAAGTGCGTAGACCCATGGTGCGCTCAACCAACACCGGAATTTCAACGGCTATCTTAGCTGATGGCACTCTTTTAGAACAGTCTCCGATCAACAAGTCTTGGGCGCATACGTTTAATATTCCTTACAAGCAAAATCCTCAATTGAGCCTCTACACCCGCTTCGGTCACCTTGACTGGGTTCTATGGAGCTTAATTTTAATTACTACTATTACTCTATATCAAAATAAAGGTCGCCATGTTCGAAGTTAA
- the clpA gene encoding ATP-dependent Clp protease ATP-binding subunit ClpA, with the protein MLSKELDKRLGKAIDLAFKKNHEFVTLEHLLHSLVESPLVIEILEKLGVTPTEIKKELETHLQKNPTMTDEQKEAFGVKENWKPDLAVSLHRVFERAALQLQGAGKAEIHEGHVLISLLEEKKSFATYCLEKFNVTQFEVISIVSHELSSGPVKGLKDEDSQNTNEGSAKSSALDDFAVNLNEYVQSGKKDPLIGRDDLLQKMIQTLGRRTKNNPLLIGDSGVGKTAIAEGLAEKIVAGQVPDFLKDKIIYSVDLGSLLAGAKYRGDFEGRLKNILKETQERKNIILFIDEIHTIVGAGAISGGSMDASNLLKPALAKGTLSCIGATTFQEYRQHFEKDRALTRRFQRLDVSEPTAEDTLKIIQGLKKKYEEFHQVTYSDESLKACIELSQKYLMNSKLPDKAIDLMDEVGSHVKLNSQDRHIEARHVTEVVSRLAGIPTVEVSQDDLRSLKDLDKKLKSVVFGQDEAIDVLVRAIKFARSGLDAKDKPWGSFLFAGPTGVGKTEVCKQLARLLGIQFQRFDMSEYMEKHSISRLVGAPPGYVGYEQGGQLTEQIQKHPYSLILLDEIEKAHSDIYSILLQVMDGGRLTDGNGRTVDFKNTLIVLTTNAGAADVAKGSIGLSAPDRSGVSAEAIKKTFSPEFINRLDQIVYFNSLTPELIFKVVEKFLSDLRLTLAHKKVDLQFTDDVVQHLADKGFDPIYGARPVARKIDQLIKNQLVDELLFGKLKNGGKVLVDMKKDELSFEFKPLNVKQKESVKA; encoded by the coding sequence ATGCTCTCAAAGGAACTTGATAAACGCTTAGGTAAAGCTATTGATTTAGCATTTAAAAAGAATCACGAATTTGTCACGCTGGAGCATTTACTTCACTCTTTAGTGGAGTCACCGCTTGTTATTGAAATATTAGAAAAGCTCGGCGTCACCCCAACAGAAATCAAAAAAGAACTCGAAACGCATTTACAAAAAAACCCGACCATGACCGACGAACAAAAAGAAGCTTTCGGAGTTAAGGAAAACTGGAAGCCAGATCTCGCTGTTTCTCTGCATCGCGTATTTGAACGCGCCGCTCTTCAGTTACAGGGAGCTGGAAAAGCTGAAATTCATGAAGGTCACGTCTTAATTTCTTTACTAGAAGAAAAGAAATCATTTGCCACTTATTGCTTAGAAAAATTCAATGTCACACAATTCGAAGTGATTTCGATTGTCAGCCATGAACTTTCAAGCGGACCGGTTAAGGGCTTAAAAGATGAGGACTCTCAAAATACCAACGAAGGTAGCGCCAAGTCTTCAGCCCTAGATGATTTCGCTGTCAATCTTAACGAGTACGTCCAATCAGGAAAAAAAGATCCCCTCATTGGCAGAGACGATCTTTTACAAAAAATGATCCAAACTCTTGGACGACGCACGAAGAATAATCCACTTCTTATCGGCGACTCAGGTGTCGGTAAAACGGCGATTGCCGAAGGTCTAGCTGAAAAAATTGTAGCCGGACAAGTTCCTGATTTCTTAAAAGATAAAATCATCTACTCTGTAGATTTAGGTTCTCTGCTCGCCGGGGCCAAATATCGCGGTGACTTCGAAGGACGTTTAAAAAACATTCTGAAAGAAACACAGGAAAGAAAAAACATTATTCTTTTCATTGATGAAATTCACACCATCGTGGGCGCTGGGGCTATCTCGGGAGGCTCGATGGATGCCTCGAATCTGCTGAAGCCAGCTTTAGCCAAAGGCACACTTTCTTGTATTGGAGCGACCACATTTCAAGAGTATCGACAGCACTTTGAAAAAGATCGCGCACTCACTCGTCGCTTTCAACGCCTTGATGTCAGCGAACCCACAGCAGAGGACACTCTAAAAATCATTCAAGGCCTTAAGAAAAAGTATGAAGAGTTCCACCAAGTCACTTACAGTGATGAAAGCTTGAAAGCCTGCATAGAGCTTTCGCAAAAATATCTAATGAACAGTAAACTTCCAGACAAAGCCATTGATTTAATGGATGAAGTGGGAAGCCATGTAAAGCTGAACTCACAGGATCGCCACATCGAAGCCCGCCACGTGACTGAAGTTGTCAGCAGATTGGCTGGCATTCCTACTGTTGAAGTGTCACAGGATGATTTACGAAGCCTAAAAGATTTAGACAAAAAATTAAAATCCGTAGTTTTCGGTCAAGATGAAGCCATTGATGTTTTAGTACGCGCTATTAAATTTGCTCGCAGTGGATTAGATGCCAAAGATAAACCATGGGGTTCCTTCCTCTTCGCCGGCCCGACAGGTGTGGGTAAAACCGAAGTTTGCAAACAACTCGCACGTTTATTAGGTATTCAGTTCCAGCGCTTCGACATGAGTGAATATATGGAAAAGCATAGTATCTCACGCCTAGTTGGAGCTCCTCCCGGATATGTGGGCTATGAACAAGGTGGACAGCTAACGGAACAAATACAAAAACATCCTTATTCTTTAATTCTACTGGACGAAATCGAAAAAGCTCATTCAGATATTTACAGTATCTTATTGCAAGTCATGGATGGGGGCCGCTTAACTGATGGCAACGGACGCACAGTGGACTTTAAAAATACACTGATTGTTTTGACAACAAATGCTGGAGCCGCAGATGTGGCCAAAGGATCTATTGGCCTTTCAGCTCCGGATAGATCAGGAGTCAGTGCTGAGGCCATTAAAAAAACATTCTCGCCTGAATTTATTAATCGCTTAGACCAGATTGTCTACTTCAACTCTTTGACTCCTGAATTAATTTTTAAAGTGGTTGAAAAGTTTTTATCTGATCTGCGTCTGACCTTAGCTCACAAAAAAGTCGATTTACAGTTTACCGACGATGTCGTTCAACATCTAGCCGATAAAGGATTCGATCCTATCTATGGCGCCCGCCCTGTCGCGCGCAAGATAGATCAACTGATCAAAAATCAATTGGTAGACGAATTACTTTTTGGAAAACTCAAAAATGGCGGGAAAGTCCTTGTAGATATGAAGAAGGATGAGTTGAGCTTTGAGTTCAAGCCCCTGAATGTAAAACAAAAGGAAAGTGTAAAAGCATGA
- a CDS encoding endonuclease MutS2 → MFEVKNLDWTEILEKIKSFATSEIAREVINGTRHLASAVEAEKSFNEITSAQFVIQSGVRPHMESLDLFELWISRVKKKAVLKTLELKDIRHFCLESIALTEALKLQDTDWAHEQLNSLMQAEEPLSAIDNLMTASGDIRMDASERLFRLSKEKENLARQIQTHMDKLVRDHKVEHMLQEKYVTTREGRWVIPVKGGMQHFVSGVIHGSSQTKQTVYMEPETVIPMNNRLRQVEVEIEDEIERLLTEISDYMSTLALDFERTRQTLYTCDVLFAKAQLSALLEANSCTFDNSKMELKELSHPLLKLSGKPVVTNTVLLNEQKYILILSGPNAGGKTVLLKSIGLAAQMARCGLPICAAEGSTLPFFQEVVTGIGDSQSVDEDLSTFAAHLKILDRASHLKGLHNLILIDEICGSTDPEEGSALARAFIEKYAANQVFGIITSHLSPLKMGWKESDPILNGSLEYDTTVGKPTYQFLSGIPGESLAIQTAKRVGVSTEIVQSAVEKLTPEARARQSKMNELESLKKDIVLLQENLKQQLKKSQKLQQEYEQKIQLFEKEKDNKLAQTLKKVTSTVEEAIATAKAGSAIDKHRQLQEIKYNLPEIVKAKPVQSSGPQIKSAEEFGKNFPAGTKVFVPSLNQDGIIQSTPNARGEVLVLSQSVRLQVLWSELKPAAKAANPTHNLVRKSGQVQVSFADTDRTLDLRGKTVDEAISQLEIALDRATELNEDRLKIIHGHGTETLKKSVRTYLSRSVYVKKWKAGTSETGGDGVTWVELGQL, encoded by the coding sequence ATGTTCGAAGTTAAAAATTTAGACTGGACAGAAATTTTAGAAAAAATTAAATCTTTTGCTACTAGCGAAATCGCGCGTGAAGTGATTAATGGCACACGCCATCTGGCTTCTGCGGTAGAGGCTGAAAAAAGTTTCAATGAAATCACTTCCGCTCAATTTGTTATTCAATCAGGCGTTCGCCCTCACATGGAAAGCTTGGACTTATTTGAGCTGTGGATTTCACGTGTTAAGAAAAAAGCTGTACTTAAAACCCTAGAACTAAAAGATATCCGCCACTTCTGTCTTGAAAGTATTGCTTTAACAGAAGCCTTAAAACTACAAGATACCGATTGGGCCCACGAGCAACTCAACTCTTTGATGCAAGCCGAGGAGCCCCTATCGGCTATTGATAATCTGATGACCGCCAGCGGAGACATCCGCATGGATGCTTCAGAACGACTCTTCCGCCTATCCAAAGAGAAAGAAAATCTAGCTCGCCAAATTCAAACCCACATGGATAAGCTGGTACGCGATCACAAGGTCGAACATATGCTACAAGAAAAGTATGTAACCACTCGTGAAGGCCGCTGGGTTATTCCAGTTAAAGGTGGTATGCAGCACTTTGTCTCGGGCGTGATTCATGGCAGTTCACAAACAAAACAAACTGTCTACATGGAGCCAGAGACTGTTATTCCAATGAATAATCGTCTGCGCCAAGTTGAAGTAGAAATCGAAGATGAAATTGAAAGACTGCTGACTGAAATCTCGGACTACATGTCGACATTGGCCCTTGATTTTGAACGCACACGCCAAACGCTTTACACCTGTGATGTTCTTTTTGCGAAAGCCCAGCTTTCAGCCCTACTAGAAGCGAATAGCTGTACCTTCGATAATTCAAAAATGGAGTTAAAAGAACTCTCTCACCCGCTTTTGAAACTTTCGGGAAAACCGGTTGTAACGAATACAGTTCTTTTAAACGAGCAAAAATATATTTTAATTCTTTCTGGACCCAATGCCGGAGGAAAAACAGTTTTACTTAAATCTATCGGACTGGCAGCTCAAATGGCCCGCTGTGGTCTTCCTATTTGCGCGGCCGAGGGATCAACCTTGCCCTTCTTCCAAGAAGTGGTGACTGGCATTGGTGATTCGCAAAGCGTAGATGAAGATTTAAGTACATTCGCCGCGCATCTTAAAATTTTAGACCGAGCTTCACATCTTAAAGGGTTGCACAATTTGATTCTGATTGATGAGATCTGTGGCTCGACCGATCCCGAAGAGGGTTCTGCCTTAGCCAGAGCCTTTATTGAAAAATATGCGGCAAATCAGGTCTTCGGCATCATCACATCCCATTTAAGTCCACTCAAAATGGGCTGGAAAGAAAGTGATCCTATTTTAAACGGAAGTTTAGAATACGATACGACTGTCGGAAAACCGACCTATCAGTTTCTTTCTGGAATTCCCGGTGAATCTTTAGCGATTCAAACTGCCAAACGCGTTGGCGTCTCAACTGAGATCGTGCAATCAGCCGTTGAGAAACTGACCCCAGAAGCACGTGCCCGTCAAAGCAAGATGAATGAACTGGAAAGTCTGAAAAAAGATATCGTTCTTTTGCAAGAGAACCTGAAACAACAACTTAAAAAGTCGCAGAAGTTGCAACAGGAGTATGAGCAAAAGATCCAGTTGTTTGAAAAAGAAAAAGATAACAAATTAGCTCAGACTCTTAAAAAAGTAACATCCACTGTAGAGGAAGCTATCGCCACGGCAAAGGCAGGCTCTGCTATCGATAAGCATCGCCAATTGCAAGAGATCAAGTATAATCTACCTGAAATCGTTAAAGCTAAGCCTGTGCAATCTTCTGGTCCACAGATCAAGTCAGCAGAGGAGTTTGGCAAAAACTTCCCTGCCGGAACGAAAGTCTTTGTGCCCTCGTTAAATCAAGATGGCATCATTCAATCCACTCCGAATGCGCGCGGTGAGGTCTTAGTTCTATCTCAATCAGTGCGACTACAAGTTCTATGGTCCGAATTAAAGCCTGCAGCCAAAGCCGCTAATCCGACTCACAATCTGGTCAGAAAAAGTGGACAGGTTCAAGTGAGCTTTGCCGACACAGACCGCACGTTGGATTTGCGTGGTAAAACTGTCGATGAAGCCATTTCGCAGTTAGAGATCGCCTTAGATCGCGCCACCGAATTGAATGAAGATCGTCTTAAAATCATCCATGGCCATGGTACCGAGACCTTAAAAAAATCAGTTCGCACATACTTATCCCGCTCGGTTTACGTCAAGAAATGGAAAGCCGGAACCTCTGAAACCGGAGGTGATGGCGTCACGTGGGTAGAACTAGGCCAGCTCTAA
- a CDS encoding lytic transglycosylase domain-containing protein, with the protein MRPVLPVIFMLLFSVSTPSLIYAQSSDDVPVLLSMKCDDLIEKAKEDSFALKTLAAIRALSRCADFTFDLSKISALERQLYSAEIKPLEASPEQILTALLTADDIAKKIKTEKEAATKYELYKQLRLQHRKTGNKTAAQKASTELHQWALQYYKKHKKEPIAYTALYEGSQLAVRDLWTAGNTKEAQTIINAALGQLQKTHSVAELLFLKGRIAEESKQSKIAVTQYTLTEEDIKKHNPKGLSFNTDRLLWLKAWILYKDKNFEEAEQAFAHLVNSTQDSSERSRALFFQARCLKQLDQQVQYKILMESIPDQDFFGYYSLVSYHELGKKLPALKDIKPEYSLRYDLKLNFLSSENRQLFKDLLKYKEFALAEKASGLLAATPNEEMNMALYLAKNHDIFLPIFRSFSRLNNNEKIDLFMNYPELIFPQLHKSQVNEMAKKTELPASLIYAIIKQESAFNPKARSGANALGLMQVIPNLAQQLAKKFDVPYSKAEDLYNPKINIPLGSYELMEQVKKQNGQLTYVAAAYNAGPNALAGWLKNRNRDDILEFIEEIPYEETRTYVKLIARNQLFYQRISNRDKEQSFPSEFLNN; encoded by the coding sequence ATGAGACCGGTTTTACCTGTAATTTTCATGCTTCTATTTTCGGTGTCTACGCCATCACTTATCTACGCACAGTCGTCTGATGATGTCCCTGTGCTGCTCAGTATGAAGTGTGACGACTTAATTGAAAAAGCAAAAGAGGACTCTTTTGCTTTGAAAACACTGGCCGCTATCCGCGCCCTTTCGCGCTGTGCTGATTTCACATTTGATCTCAGTAAGATTTCTGCTTTAGAACGCCAACTTTATTCAGCTGAAATAAAACCGCTTGAAGCCAGCCCCGAACAAATTCTTACAGCTCTATTAACCGCTGATGATATTGCTAAAAAAATTAAAACAGAAAAAGAAGCTGCTACTAAATATGAGCTCTATAAACAGTTACGCCTACAGCACCGTAAAACAGGCAATAAAACTGCAGCTCAAAAAGCCTCAACCGAACTTCATCAGTGGGCCTTACAATATTATAAAAAACATAAGAAAGAACCAATAGCCTACACGGCCCTGTATGAAGGCTCGCAGCTAGCTGTTCGCGATTTATGGACTGCTGGAAATACGAAAGAGGCTCAAACCATTATTAATGCTGCCTTAGGACAGTTACAAAAAACTCACTCTGTGGCCGAGCTGTTATTTCTTAAAGGACGTATTGCCGAAGAGTCGAAACAAAGCAAAATAGCAGTGACTCAATACACTCTGACCGAAGAAGATATCAAAAAGCACAACCCAAAAGGGCTTAGCTTTAATACGGACCGACTCCTTTGGCTTAAAGCATGGATTCTTTATAAAGATAAAAACTTCGAAGAGGCCGAGCAAGCTTTTGCTCATTTAGTGAATAGCACCCAAGACTCGTCCGAAAGATCACGTGCTCTGTTTTTTCAAGCTCGCTGTCTGAAGCAGCTCGATCAACAAGTCCAATATAAAATTCTGATGGAATCTATTCCGGATCAGGATTTCTTCGGTTACTACAGCCTTGTTTCTTATCACGAGCTGGGAAAAAAGCTTCCCGCATTAAAAGATATTAAACCCGAATATTCCTTACGCTATGACTTAAAACTCAACTTCTTATCCAGTGAAAATCGCCAACTCTTTAAAGACCTTTTAAAATATAAAGAGTTCGCCTTGGCTGAAAAAGCCAGTGGTCTTCTTGCCGCAACTCCCAATGAAGAGATGAATATGGCTCTTTATCTGGCTAAAAACCATGACATCTTCCTACCTATCTTTCGTTCGTTTTCACGCCTGAATAATAATGAAAAAATCGACCTTTTTATGAATTATCCAGAGCTTATTTTTCCACAGCTTCACAAATCACAGGTAAATGAAATGGCTAAAAAAACGGAGCTGCCTGCTTCTTTAATTTATGCCATCATCAAACAGGAGTCGGCATTTAATCCGAAAGCCCGAAGTGGTGCGAATGCTCTGGGGCTCATGCAAGTTATTCCGAATCTGGCACAGCAATTAGCTAAAAAGTTTGATGTCCCCTACAGCAAAGCTGAAGACCTCTACAATCCTAAGATCAATATCCCATTAGGGAGCTATGAACTTATGGAGCAGGTTAAAAAACAAAATGGACAGCTCACTTACGTGGCCGCTGCCTACAATGCGGGGCCTAATGCTCTGGCTGGTTGGCTGAAGAATCGCAATCGCGACGACATTCTAGAGTTCATCGAAGAAATTCCTTATGAAGAGACGCGGACTTACGTTAAATTGATCGCCCGTAATCAGCTGTTTTATCAAAGAATCTCAAATCGAGACAAGGAACAGTCTTTCCCAAGTGAATTTTTGAATAATTAA
- a CDS encoding S8 family peptidase, producing MKKIFNPLVAINTLFIALCIGAFLYSQYNSDSGFGRQTQSAKKTTGKNGSAASSSERDLELGSVKNQTDKVSDEPSALFNDPAIKQAWGLKKSDAARAWSVTQGTKDTIVAIIDTGIDINHEDLKNNLWVNPGESGTDERGRDKASNGVDDDGNGFIDDVHGWNFVSNNNKLDDNHGHGTHIAGIVGAEASNGKGISGVAPNVSLMVIKYFDPKVPNTDNLKNTIASIHYAIKMGAHIINYSGGGTDYSKEEYDAVAEAERKGILFVAAAGNERSNSDHHPYYPADYGLKNIISVTAIDPTTEVLPSSNYGVKTVDIAAPGQNILSCLPNNSYGLMTGTSQATAFVSGAAALVMSHKDQYFKAAEVKNYILATGDPSTSLLAKTKTSRQLNLFKSLTILGGETGLSGTARAQVQDSFPSDSNRRGTSSDPNMESVSSVAHFGQELLHSIESQKERKRPSAQPRLGSGQPAANEN from the coding sequence ATGAAGAAGATTTTCAATCCTTTGGTGGCCATCAACACCCTGTTTATTGCTCTTTGCATCGGTGCATTTCTTTATTCGCAATATAATTCAGATTCTGGTTTTGGGCGCCAAACTCAGTCCGCTAAGAAGACCACTGGGAAAAATGGCTCTGCCGCTTCTTCTTCAGAGCGTGACCTCGAGCTGGGATCAGTTAAGAATCAAACCGATAAAGTTTCCGATGAACCCTCAGCACTTTTTAATGACCCTGCTATTAAACAGGCTTGGGGACTTAAAAAATCCGATGCTGCCCGTGCATGGTCAGTGACTCAAGGGACAAAAGACACCATCGTCGCGATTATTGATACGGGAATTGATATCAATCACGAAGATTTAAAAAATAATCTTTGGGTTAATCCTGGCGAAAGCGGTACAGATGAACGTGGTCGCGATAAAGCCAGCAATGGCGTTGATGATGATGGCAACGGATTTATCGACGACGTTCACGGCTGGAATTTTGTATCGAATAATAATAAGTTAGATGATAACCATGGGCACGGCACTCATATTGCCGGTATCGTTGGAGCCGAAGCTTCTAATGGCAAAGGGATCAGCGGTGTTGCTCCGAATGTCAGCTTAATGGTCATCAAGTATTTCGATCCAAAAGTACCTAATACAGATAACTTAAAAAATACGATCGCCTCTATTCACTACGCTATTAAAATGGGGGCCCATATCATCAACTACTCAGGTGGTGGTACAGATTACTCCAAAGAAGAATATGATGCTGTCGCTGAAGCAGAACGCAAAGGCATTCTGTTTGTGGCCGCTGCTGGTAATGAAAGATCCAATTCAGATCATCATCCCTACTACCCTGCGGATTATGGTTTGAAGAATATCATTTCGGTTACAGCTATTGACCCCACAACAGAAGTTTTACCTTCTTCAAACTATGGCGTTAAAACTGTGGATATAGCAGCTCCCGGCCAAAATATCCTCTCGTGTCTACCTAATAACTCTTATGGTTTAATGACAGGAACTTCGCAAGCGACGGCCTTCGTTTCAGGAGCCGCCGCTTTAGTTATGTCCCACAAAGATCAATACTTCAAAGCGGCAGAAGTAAAAAATTATATCTTAGCTACCGGAGACCCTTCGACTTCCCTGCTAGCCAAGACCAAAACGTCACGACAGCTCAACCTATTTAAGTCTTTGACGATCTTGGGCGGAGAAACTGGTCTATCAGGCACTGCTCGAGCTCAGGTTCAAGATAGCTTCCCTTCAGATAGCAACCGCCGTGGCACGAGTTCGGACCCCAACATGGAATCCGTCAGTAGCGTAGCTCACTTCGGACAAGAGCTTCTGCACAGTATCGAATCACAAAAAGAGCGAAAACGTCCAAGCGCACAGCCTCGTTTAGGTAGCGGACAACCCGCTGCGAATGAAAACTAA
- a CDS encoding type IV pilin protein, with amino-acid sequence MSKSMITNQKGFSLIELMVVVAIMGVLAAIGVPQYSKFQAKARQSEAKSSLAAIYTAEQSFIAEFNNYSVDLKNIGFGVTGRGLRYVTGFAATACTNYSTAGGAPSETVNATNTWSDGSAVNPATAFQAQFAFVPASRTLGGTTSSCVSTAGSQAFRAMAIGDPNANVGTAPLDGWTIDQQKLVSNSTPGIL; translated from the coding sequence ATGAGTAAGAGCATGATTACAAATCAAAAAGGTTTCTCGTTAATTGAGCTGATGGTCGTCGTGGCGATCATGGGTGTATTAGCGGCGATCGGTGTTCCGCAATATTCAAAATTCCAAGCGAAGGCTCGTCAATCTGAGGCGAAGAGCTCTTTAGCTGCTATTTATACAGCTGAGCAAAGTTTCATTGCTGAGTTCAATAACTATTCAGTGGATCTGAAAAATATTGGATTTGGTGTGACTGGTCGTGGTTTGAGATATGTAACTGGTTTTGCTGCAACTGCTTGTACGAACTACAGTACTGCTGGTGGTGCGCCTTCAGAAACAGTGAATGCGACCAATACATGGTCTGATGGTTCTGCTGTGAATCCGGCGACAGCCTTCCAAGCGCAGTTTGCGTTTGTTCCAGCATCAAGAACTCTTGGTGGAACAACAAGCTCTTGTGTTTCAACGGCTGGTTCTCAGGCCTTCCGTGCTATGGCGATCGGTGATCCGAATGCCAACGTGGGTACGGCTCCACTAGATGGTTGGACAATCGACCAACAAAAACTAGTGAGTAACTCAACTCCAGGTATCTTATAA
- the clpS gene encoding ATP-dependent Clp protease adapter ClpS, whose protein sequence is MSNRPSDHTSLDLDMESLTQEPKLYRVLLHNDDYTPMDFVIFVLKKFFTKSEDEAFKIMLDVHNKGVGLAGVYSFEVAETKVMQVNQFSKNNQHPLKTSMEEED, encoded by the coding sequence ATGTCTAACCGACCATCTGACCACACATCACTAGACCTTGATATGGAAAGCCTCACGCAAGAGCCGAAACTCTATCGTGTGCTTCTTCACAATGACGACTACACTCCCATGGATTTTGTTATATTTGTGTTAAAAAAATTTTTTACGAAAAGCGAAGATGAAGCCTTCAAAATTATGCTCGATGTTCACAACAAAGGTGTTGGACTTGCCGGAGTCTACTCTTTTGAAGTTGCAGAAACAAAAGTCATGCAAGTGAATCAATTTTCTAAAAACAATCAGCATCCACTCAAAACAAGTATGGAAGAGGAGGACTAA